One window of the Camelina sativa cultivar DH55 chromosome 1, Cs, whole genome shotgun sequence genome contains the following:
- the LOC104786507 gene encoding uncharacterized protein LOC104786507 isoform X1, translated as MQYLSHSRKIARVLKPLSLVEADLSFVYNSSHVVQWPSHRSLSHSVSPGMDTCNQLSAQSPTTGLRANFSSEAKHVENPTEAVKELHGRILDSVNVKRSMPPNAWLWSLIENCKNEDDISFLFDVLQNLRRFRLSNLRIHENFNCNLCRQVAKTCVSVGAINHGKRALWKHNVHGLTPSVASAHYLLSYALEHKDAKLMDEVMKLLKTSNLPLQPGTADLVFRICHDTDNWGLLAKYSKKFCKAGVKLRKTTFDVWMEFAAKRGDTESLWNVDKLRSETYTQHTLSGAFSCAKGFLLEHKPKEAAAVIQIICQAYPDEKKSSLEAEFKKLVNEWPVDVIKHQNEEDKKAVVASLKSDIPAMVNALLYKTISRRLFRIIVKPIRGDTVGGETGTFLF; from the exons ATGCAATATCTATCGCACTCCCGTAAGATCGCTAGGGTTTTGAAACCACTGTCACTCGTCGAGGCTGATTTGAGTTTTGTATACAATTCGTCTCATGTTGTTCAATGGCCGAGCCATCGATCACTTTCCCACTCTGTATCCCCAG GGATGGATACTTGCAATCAGTTGTCCGCTCAATCACCTACGACGGGGTTGAGAGCAAACTTTTCCTCTGAAGCAAAACATGTCGAGAATCCTACAG AGGCTGTCAAGGAACTACATGGTAGAATACTTGATTCTGTTAATGTGAAAAGATCAATGCCTCCGAATGCTTGGTTGTGGTCATTAATTGAGAACTGTAAGAACGAGGATGACATTAGTTTTCTGTTTGACGTTCTGCAGAATCTACGGAGATTT AGATTGTCCAATCTTCGTATTCATGAAAACTTTAATTGTAATCTATGCCGGCAAGTTGCTAAGACTTGTGTAAGTGTGGGAGCAATTAACCATG GTAAAAGGGCTCTTTGGAAACACAACGTTCACGGTTTGACTCCTAGTGTTGCATCTGCACACTATTTACTG TCATATGCATTAGAGCACAAGGATGCCAAACTAATGGACGAAGTAATGAAACTCCTAAAAACGAGTAATCTGCCTTTACAACCTGGGACAGCAGATTTAGTTTTCAG GATCTGTCATGATACAGATAACTGGGGTTTGTTAGCTAAGTACTCGAAGAAATTCTGCAAAGCTGGAGTCAAGCTCAGGAAGACCACATTTGATGTCTGGATGGAATTTGCTGCCAAAAGAG GAGACACAGAATCGTTATGGAATGTTGATAAATTGAGATCTGAGACTTACACTCAACACACCCTTTCCGGGGCCTTTTCATGTGCAAAG GGTTTTCTGCTAGAACATAAACCCAAAGAAGCTGCTGCTGTCATTCAGATTATCTGTCAG GCATATCCTGATGAGAAGAAGTCATCACTTGAGGCTGAATTCAAGAAGCTGGTAAACGAGTGGCCGGTGGACGTTATCAAGCAccaaaatgaagaagataagaag GCGGTGGTAGCTTCGCTGAAATCTGACATCCCTGCAATGGTCAATGCTTTG CTATATAAGACCATTTCAAGGCGGCTTTTCAGAATAATAGTCAAACCGATAAGAGGGGATACTGTAGGAGGAGAAACAGGGACATTTCTGTTTTAG
- the LOC104786507 gene encoding uncharacterized protein LOC104786507 isoform X2, with the protein MQYLSHSRKIARVLKPLSLVEADLSFVYNSSHVVQWPSHRSLSHSVSPGMDTCNQLSAQSPTTGLRANFSSEAKHVENPTEAVKELHGRILDSVNVKRSMPPNAWLWSLIENCKNEDDISFLFDVLQNLRRFRLSNLRIHENFNCNLCRQVAKTCVSVGAINHGKRALWKHNVHGLTPSVASAHYLLSYALEHKDAKLMDEVMKLLKTSNLPLQPGTADLVFRICHDTDNWGLLAKYSKKFCKAGVKLRKTTFDVWMEFAAKRGDTESLWNVDKLRSETYTQHTLSGAFSCAKGFLLEHKPKEAAAVIQIICQAYPDEKKSSLEAEFKKLVNEWPVDVIKHQNEEDKKAVVASLKSDIPAMVNALVTSGLRVNVNLDELNKNEALLS; encoded by the exons ATGCAATATCTATCGCACTCCCGTAAGATCGCTAGGGTTTTGAAACCACTGTCACTCGTCGAGGCTGATTTGAGTTTTGTATACAATTCGTCTCATGTTGTTCAATGGCCGAGCCATCGATCACTTTCCCACTCTGTATCCCCAG GGATGGATACTTGCAATCAGTTGTCCGCTCAATCACCTACGACGGGGTTGAGAGCAAACTTTTCCTCTGAAGCAAAACATGTCGAGAATCCTACAG AGGCTGTCAAGGAACTACATGGTAGAATACTTGATTCTGTTAATGTGAAAAGATCAATGCCTCCGAATGCTTGGTTGTGGTCATTAATTGAGAACTGTAAGAACGAGGATGACATTAGTTTTCTGTTTGACGTTCTGCAGAATCTACGGAGATTT AGATTGTCCAATCTTCGTATTCATGAAAACTTTAATTGTAATCTATGCCGGCAAGTTGCTAAGACTTGTGTAAGTGTGGGAGCAATTAACCATG GTAAAAGGGCTCTTTGGAAACACAACGTTCACGGTTTGACTCCTAGTGTTGCATCTGCACACTATTTACTG TCATATGCATTAGAGCACAAGGATGCCAAACTAATGGACGAAGTAATGAAACTCCTAAAAACGAGTAATCTGCCTTTACAACCTGGGACAGCAGATTTAGTTTTCAG GATCTGTCATGATACAGATAACTGGGGTTTGTTAGCTAAGTACTCGAAGAAATTCTGCAAAGCTGGAGTCAAGCTCAGGAAGACCACATTTGATGTCTGGATGGAATTTGCTGCCAAAAGAG GAGACACAGAATCGTTATGGAATGTTGATAAATTGAGATCTGAGACTTACACTCAACACACCCTTTCCGGGGCCTTTTCATGTGCAAAG GGTTTTCTGCTAGAACATAAACCCAAAGAAGCTGCTGCTGTCATTCAGATTATCTGTCAG GCATATCCTGATGAGAAGAAGTCATCACTTGAGGCTGAATTCAAGAAGCTGGTAAACGAGTGGCCGGTGGACGTTATCAAGCAccaaaatgaagaagataagaag GCGGTGGTAGCTTCGCTGAAATCTGACATCCCTGCAATGGTCAATGCTTTGGTAACCTCGGGTTTGAGAGTCAACGTTAATTTAGATGAGTTAAACAAGAATGAAGCTCTTCTGAGCTGA